The sequence GGCACCGGCGACCATGAGGGGATAATTGTGTCAACGTGCTGAACCACAATTGAAGGCGATTGCGGAGCTGAAAATCATCCCGCACGCGCGACTAATGGCGTGCTTCACCGTCCCGAGCTCGGGAATCAGGTTCGGACCGTAATCTCCGTCAACAATCCGCAGTGATACATCTTTCGCTGTCTACCTTTACATGGGCAGTTTGAAAATGCCACGATCTTTCGAAAATACCCATCCTCTTTAATGATTTTTGCTTCATGCTTATTTCGTTCTCATGATTATTTGCTCAGTTATTTTTTTCCGGGCCCTGGAGATCAATCTTGATTGTCGTAGACAGCTCATCAACACACATCAAAACACATACTTCGGCCAACTGCCGCCATTCAAATCAGGCACCGAGACTTTCTTTCAGCCTCGGTCGGTGCGGTCGGAGCTTTCTTCGAGATGGTGGTGACTAAGCAAGACTCACGGGCGCCGCGGCGGGACTCCCGTTGACGCGTCTCCGCAATTCAATTCGAGAGTTGCGACAGGCTCTGAGTAAAAGTCACTTTCACAGGCAGTGAATGTGCCAGTTCTGATTTGTGTGACTCAAGGACGTAATGGTTTTCTGTCCAATATGCGAGAAGCCGGTCTCCTCGCTGAAAATCAATGACCACATCGATTCGGCGTGCCAAAGCTTCGTGGAGgagccatcttcctctccgACGGATCAACAATCAGCTCCCAAAGCACCAGTCCCGAGTATTTTCCAGCCGCCGTCCGCCAGAAGAACTCAAAATCAACCCGGCCTTGCCGAAGAGACTCCCTCGCGTTCAGGGACGCATACCCGAACGCTCAATGGCAAAAGATCATTTGGACAGGACTCGCCGCTGTCCCAACAACAGAATAAAGTGAAGCTCTCAGGCGAAGAAGCTGGTGAACCTCAGCCCAAGCGGCCCAAAATCAATGCCTTCAAAAATGCCGCCCCGCTAGCTGAGAGAATGCGTCCAAAGACGCTGGATGAGGTGTGTGGACAGGAGCTTGTTGGGCCGAATGGGATTCTTCGGGGCCTCATCGAGCAAGATCGGGTGCCAAGCATGATTCTATGGGGAAGTGCAGGCACAGGGAAGACAACGATTGCACGCGTGGTGGCCTCGATGGTCGGGAGCCGCTTTGTCGAGATCAACAGTACGAGTTCCGGTGTGGCTGAGTGCAAGAAAATATTCGGCGAGGCTCGGAGCGAGCTTGGCCTCACCGGCAGGAAAACAATCATCTTTTGTGATGAAATTCACCGATTTTCCAAATCACAGCAGGATGTCTTTCTGGGTCCCGTCGAAAGTGGACAGGTCACTTTGATAGGTGCTACCACTGAGAATCCCTCATTCAAGGTCCAAAACGCACTGCTTTCTCGCTGCCGCACATTTACGCTCTCGAAGCTGACTGACGAGGATATCATCTCAATTCTGCAAAGAGCCCTCAAGACGGAAGGGCCAAACTATGCGCCATCAGAGCTCGTCGACGACGAATTAATATCTTACCTTGCTCGATTTGCGGATGGCGATGCTCGGACGTCATTGAACCTCCTTGAGCTTGCGATGGATTTGTCGAAACGTCCTGGCATGACCAAAGAAGACATCAAGTCGGCATTGACCAAAACGTTGGTCTATGACCGCGCTGGTGACCAACACTACGATACGATCTCCGCTTTTCACAAGTCCATCCGAGGGAGTGATCCGGACGCAGCGCTCTACTACCTATCACGCATGATCCAGTCCGGTGAAGATCCGCTGTATATTGCTCGAAGGTTGATAGTCGTTGCATCTGAGGATATTGGCCTGGCCGACAATACGATGCTAACATTGGCCATTTCGACTCACTCCGCCGTTGAAAAAATTGGCCTGCCGGAGGCTCGTATCAACTTGGCACATGCAACCGTGGCAATGGCCCTTTCGAAAAAGAGCACCAGGGCTTACCGCGGTCTCAACAATGCGTTTGCTGCTCTCAATGAACCGGGCATTGCAGGACTGCCTATCCCGATTCACTTGAGAAATGCCCCGACCAAGCTGATGAAGGAACTTGGTTATGGTAAAGAATACAAGTACAATCCAAATTACATAGATGGCGAAGTGCAGCAGGACTATCTTCCCGAGAAGCTTTTAGGACGAACATTTTTGGAAGATTTGGACCTTGGAACGACGCGCGACCCGGACCTGCGCTAAAATGGGGGGGTTTTTTGAAGGTCTTTTGAAGTTCTCTGCAACTATATCGGACCTCCGCCGCCTGTTCGAGAACGATCCCAGCACCCGACATCTCATTGAGCTGCTCACACCATGGTTCATCAGCGATCGATCGTCATCCGACTGGGCCTGAACTAGGGACACCAAATCATGTACTTTCCCTTTTGCGGAAATATGTTGCTAGGAGTAGTGCTCGTCATCATATCTCTGGGCAGGAAGGATGA comes from Penicillium oxalicum strain HP7-1 chromosome I, whole genome shotgun sequence and encodes:
- a CDS encoding ATPase WRNIP1, whose product is MVFCPICEKPVSSLKINDHIDSACQSFVEEPSSSPTDQQSAPKAPVPSIFQPPSARRTQNQPGLAEETPSRSGTHTRTLNGKRSFGQDSPLSQQQNKVKLSGEEAGEPQPKRPKINAFKNAAPLAERMRPKTLDEVCGQELVGPNGILRGLIEQDRVPSMILWGSAGTGKTTIARVVASMVGSRFVEINSTSSGVAECKKIFGEARSELGLTGRKTIIFCDEIHRFSKSQQDVFLGPVESGQVTLIGATTENPSFKVQNALLSRCRTFTLSKLTDEDIISILQRALKTEGPNYAPSELVDDELISYLARFADGDARTSLNLLELAMDLSKRPGMTKEDIKSALTKTLVYDRAGDQHYDTISAFHKSIRGSDPDAALYYLSRMIQSGEDPLYIARRLIVVASEDIGLADNTMLTLAISTHSAVEKIGLPEARINLAHATVAMALSKKSTRAYRGLNNAFAALNEPGIAGLPIPIHLRNAPTKLMKELGYGKEYKYNPNYIDGEVQQDYLPEKLLGRTFLEDLDLGTTRDPDLR